Below is a genomic region from Candidatus Schekmanbacteria bacterium.
TTTTTTCTTTTTTCACCTTTTTCGATATTGATTGTTGACTTTGACAATCTTTTCAAATCGATATCAATAGGTGAGGAAATATTGACTATCCTGCATTGAGATAAATCTTGTGATAGCTCTTTCTTATGCGCCAAGTTGATATGGACAAGTCCATCTTTATTTTCAATCATCTCTGTTAAGTCTGAATAAAGCTCAGATTTTTCACCTCCCACATCACAGAGAAAAAATTGATAATTCTCATTTACTGAATTTTTATGCAGGAGATAGGCAAGAGGCGAATAAATCACTGCAAACTCATCTATCAAGTAAGTAGAATTTTCATATTCCGAAAAAATTAGAGAAGCATCTCTTCTCATAGCGCCCTCTTTCACTACTAACGCTTCGAATGGGAATCCTGACAATGCGGAGGAAGAGGAAACAATAAGGAGTGTTTTACCTGCAAGGTACTGTGAAATAGGTTTTATCAATGCCTCATATAATTTATGCGCCTTATCCAAATCGAACTCACGAAGTATATCATTAACCCACTTACCGATTCCAAGAGATTCTACCTTTAAAATTGATGAAATAAGGGAC
It encodes:
- a CDS encoding CHAT domain-containing protein yields the protein MKYLFHNSDCYVFVLSKKDFNLIELPARKDDILSLEKSLISSILKVESLGIGKWVNDILREFDLDKAHKLYEALIKPISQYLAGKTLLIVSSSSALSGFPFEALVVKEGAMRRDASLIFSEYENSTYLIDEFAVIYSPLAYLLHKNSVNENYQFFLCDVGGEKSELYSDLTEMIENKDGLVHINLAHKKELSQDLSQCRIVNISSPIDIDLKRLSKSTINIEKGEKRKKINPQEILKNNKSHSLIVLSDYAEDMILQEEFLSESSKIGRIFGNKIIYPLWNTNVDVKKSFLKDFYKNLISNDFNYSRGEVLRLSKRDIKKTIIRDEKSPHSISLSHPYFWANFIQIGR